In Chanodichthys erythropterus isolate Z2021 chromosome 7, ASM2448905v1, whole genome shotgun sequence, a genomic segment contains:
- the LOC137022567 gene encoding myelin-associated glycoprotein-like, with protein sequence MLPAEFLVFCSILSAAWCQTGIKALYPKTLKATSGSCLVIPCQFNISKEKEVFLDRSPVVTWLRGSLWRVYDTDNFTNAHRQLEPQMKMVGDLRKKNCTSVMMNLTSSHSDRYFFRLQYEGFSMKETKSVQISVSDSLAEPHVIVPVLREGEVGNLTCTVPAPCPSATPNVTWDPALGGNITQWTQLNADGTHSVQSILNFIPSFRHHDLKVNCVSTHLRDREDKPLLSHKTVILNVEYPPKETQISLTGTVWLGINLTLTCQSNANPPAAHRWFMKKDGIVEEVGSSRVLSFTVAHEKSGEYICEAQNPYGAVNSTILQINAPGISFTAFLTVIVLFLLLIFALMILMYRRCKKPNISETKQDEDIYANVSSSTEKSRQLQSKACRDKAIYTINPERTFKKNLSNEDIYANC encoded by the exons ATGCTTCCTGCAGAGTTTCTTGTATTCTGCTCCATTCTATCAG CTGCTTGGTGTCAGACAGGCATTAAAGCATTGTACCCCAAAACCCTAAAAGCCACCAGCGGCTCCTGCCTTGTGATTCCCTGCCAATTCAACATTTCAAAGGAGAAAGAAGTATTTCTTGACCGTTCACCAGTAGTAACATGGCTACGAGGATCTCTGTGGCGAGTCTATGATACAGATAATTTTACCAACGCTCACCGTCAGCTGGAACCTCAGATGAAGATGGTGGGGGATCTACGAAAGAAAAACTGCACTTCTGTCATGATGAATCTCACCAGCTCGCATTCAGATCGCTACTTCTTCAGGCTTCAATATGAGGGCTTTAGTATGAAGGAAACAAAATCTGTGCAGATAAGTGTGTCAG ATTCCTTGGCCGAGCCGCATGTGATTGTGCCGGTACTCAGGGAGGGTGAGGTGGGGAATCTGACTTGCACTGTTCCAGCCCCTTGCCCCAGTGCCACTCCAAATGTAACATGGGATCCTGCATTAGGTGGTAACATAACACAATGGACACAGCTGAATGCTGACGGGACACATAGTGTTCagagcattttgaacttcatcCCATCATTCCGTCATCATGACCTGAAGGTGAACTGTGTTTCCACCCATCTGCGAGATAGAGAGGACAAACCCCTGCTCAGCCACAAGACCGTCATCCTCAATGTGGAGT ATCCTCCTAAAGAAACACAGATCTCTCTTACAGGCACAGTCTGGCTTGGTATTAATTTAACCCTCACCTGTCAAAGTAATGCCAACCCTCCAGCGGCCCACAGGTGGTTCATGAAGAAGGACGGTATAGTGGAAGAAGTGGGTTCCTCACGTGTGCTTTCCTTTACCGTGGCCCATGAGAAAAGTGGGGAATACATTTGTGAGGCACAGAACCCATATGGTGCAGTGAACTCCACAATCCTACAGATCAATGCCCCAG GCATATCATTCACTGCTTTCCTCACAGTTATAGTACTGTTCTTATTGCTTATATTTGCACTTATGATTCTGATGTACAGAAG GTGCAAAAAACCAAACATAAGT GAAACAAAGCAAGATGAGGACATTTACGCCAATGTGTCTTCAAGTACAGAGAAAAGCCGTCAGCTTCAGTCAAAGGCATGTAGAGATAAGGCCATCTACACCATTAACCCTGAACGCACATTCAAAAAGAATCTCTCCAACGAAGACATCTATGCAAACTGTTGA